The following proteins are encoded in a genomic region of Aliiroseovarius sp. F47248L:
- a CDS encoding phosphomannomutase/phosphoglucomutase encodes MRICPSGFREYDARWRYPDDIDLEGMIAVGMGFGTQVARRNVGRKVIVGHDHRSYSSAVKDALSDGLVQTGAQVCDIGMCLSPMAYFAQFHLDMSAVAMVTASHNPNGWTGIKVGFDRPCTHGMYEMTELRDLILNRDFDLVSGGRIDVVTAISDAYLDDLTAIATISRPLRVVCATGNGTAGAFAPELLRRLGIDVVERHCQLDHSFPHYNPNPEALEMLDDMGVAVRESGADFGIGLDGDGDRLGIVDEIGSAVFADKLGLLLARDLAATRPGAHFLVDVKSTGLFAIDPFLSSVGATVEYCKTGHSHVKQRIRASGALAAFEKSGHIYFGSPVGRGYDCALRAAVALCHLMERQSNMRLSDLVGGLPSSWCTPTLSPACPDDQKYGVVERLTNVFRQMKRRGETIAGQKITKILTANGARVQLENGAWALVRASSNTPNLVVVCESFESNAHLQDVFTDFDRVLRQEPVLGEYDHSFVAQNQM; translated from the coding sequence ATGCGTATTTGCCCAAGCGGATTTCGCGAATACGACGCGCGATGGCGATACCCTGACGATATTGACCTGGAAGGAATGATTGCGGTCGGGATGGGATTTGGAACCCAAGTGGCCCGCCGAAACGTGGGGCGAAAGGTTATTGTCGGCCATGACCATCGAAGCTACTCGTCCGCAGTCAAGGATGCGTTGAGTGATGGGCTTGTTCAGACCGGCGCGCAGGTTTGCGACATTGGTATGTGCTTGTCCCCGATGGCTTATTTCGCGCAGTTCCATCTGGACATGAGTGCCGTTGCCATGGTGACAGCCAGCCACAACCCGAACGGTTGGACAGGCATCAAAGTTGGGTTTGACCGCCCATGCACCCATGGCATGTACGAGATGACGGAACTGCGAGACCTTATCCTCAATCGTGATTTCGATCTGGTTAGTGGGGGGCGGATTGATGTGGTTACAGCTATCAGCGATGCCTATCTTGACGATCTGACGGCAATTGCGACGATATCGCGCCCCCTGCGTGTGGTGTGCGCGACCGGCAATGGCACCGCCGGGGCTTTTGCGCCCGAGCTGTTGCGCCGTTTGGGCATCGATGTGGTCGAACGACATTGCCAATTGGATCACAGTTTCCCTCACTACAACCCGAACCCAGAAGCGTTGGAGATGCTAGACGATATGGGGGTGGCAGTCAGAGAAAGTGGGGCGGATTTTGGCATTGGACTGGACGGTGACGGAGATCGGCTTGGCATTGTCGATGAAATTGGTAGCGCTGTGTTTGCGGACAAGCTGGGGCTGTTGCTGGCGCGAGACCTGGCTGCCACACGGCCGGGGGCGCATTTTCTAGTGGATGTAAAATCCACCGGTTTGTTCGCCATCGACCCGTTTCTGTCGTCAGTTGGTGCAACGGTCGAATACTGCAAGACAGGCCACAGCCATGTAAAACAAAGGATCCGGGCTTCTGGCGCGTTGGCCGCTTTTGAGAAGTCAGGTCACATCTATTTCGGTTCACCGGTCGGGCGCGGCTATGACTGCGCCCTCCGTGCGGCTGTTGCATTGTGCCATCTGATGGAACGTCAATCGAATATGCGCCTTTCCGATCTGGTTGGTGGACTGCCTTCCAGTTGGTGCACTCCGACCCTATCGCCGGCCTGTCCAGACGATCAGAAATATGGTGTGGTGGAACGGTTGACCAACGTCTTTAGGCAAATGAAGCGTCGAGGCGAGACAATTGCGGGGCAGAAGATCACCAAAATCCTGACCGCCAACGGCGCGCGCGTTCAACTTGAAAATGGGGCATGGGCATTGGTTCGGGCATCCTCGAATACACCAAATTTAGTGGTGGTATGCGAAAGTTTCGAAAGCAACGCGCATCTTCAAGACGTCTTTACTGATTTTGACCGCGTCCTGCGACAAGAGCCTGTCTTAGGTGAATACGACCACTCCTTTGTTGCGCAGAACCAAATGTGA
- a CDS encoding recombinase family protein, producing MRRVRCAIYTRKSSEEGLDQDFNSLDAQREACEAYIASQKHEGWELLPDRYNDGGISGGHLERPALQRLMLAVDEKRIDQIVVYKIDRLTRSLADFAKLVDRLDAAETSFVSVTQSFNTATSMGRLTLNMLLSFAQFEREVTAERIRDKIAASKRKGMWMGGNVPLGYQPDGRTLKIDESEAGTVRTLYDLYLKHGTLRDVKDRAENFDLRSRRRKRAGDRISGGKHFDRGHIQHILSNPVYAGRIRHKRNVYEGQHPAIIDPDVWEEVQQMLQSGAAVARGAKQKATRSPLARKLFDETGDRLTPSHSRKNGKRLRYYISHRLVKDRSQKHPDAWRLPAEQLEGLIADLVKKHLQRHDGVPRIVRDLTASEIAAKQPLLQAIQQTNQCLKLVARAELSPGTLIVRLSPGELATTLECDSTRINTGQLSLTSSFRMRRRGVELKLHLGDASPEVDLTLVQNIVKAQKWLAMIIDGMTFAEIAEADSVSKRRVQDVVDLATLAPDIIDAISSGEQPDGLTTDHLIKSGVPTSWSDQHEQFAKL from the coding sequence ATGCGACGGGTTCGCTGCGCCATCTATACCCGCAAGAGCTCTGAAGAGGGTTTAGATCAAGACTTCAACTCTCTGGATGCACAACGGGAGGCATGTGAAGCTTATATTGCGAGCCAGAAGCATGAAGGCTGGGAGCTGCTGCCGGACCGCTATAATGATGGCGGCATATCAGGCGGTCATCTGGAGCGCCCTGCCCTACAGCGGCTGATGCTGGCTGTGGACGAAAAGCGCATCGATCAGATCGTGGTCTACAAGATCGACCGTCTGACACGCTCACTGGCGGACTTCGCCAAGCTGGTCGATCGGCTGGATGCGGCTGAGACGTCCTTTGTGTCTGTCACGCAGTCCTTCAACACAGCCACCAGTATGGGACGCCTGACCCTCAACATGCTGCTCAGCTTTGCCCAGTTCGAACGCGAGGTCACCGCAGAGCGCATCCGGGACAAAATCGCCGCCTCCAAACGAAAGGGTATGTGGATGGGAGGGAATGTTCCACTGGGCTATCAGCCAGATGGCCGGACACTGAAAATCGACGAGAGCGAGGCCGGAACGGTCAGGACCCTCTACGACCTCTACCTGAAACATGGCACCTTGAGGGACGTGAAAGATCGCGCGGAGAACTTTGATCTCAGATCCCGACGTCGTAAACGGGCGGGTGATCGGATATCGGGTGGAAAACACTTCGACCGCGGTCATATCCAGCACATCCTGAGCAACCCGGTCTATGCCGGGCGCATTCGTCACAAACGAAATGTCTATGAAGGACAACACCCTGCAATCATCGATCCGGATGTTTGGGAAGAAGTTCAGCAAATGCTTCAGAGTGGGGCCGCGGTCGCTCGCGGTGCTAAACAGAAAGCAACAAGATCTCCGCTGGCGCGCAAACTCTTTGATGAAACTGGTGATCGACTGACACCCAGCCACAGCCGCAAGAACGGCAAGCGCCTGCGCTACTACATCTCCCACCGGCTGGTGAAAGATCGGAGCCAAAAGCATCCGGATGCCTGGCGACTGCCAGCGGAGCAGTTGGAGGGGCTGATCGCTGATCTGGTCAAGAAGCATCTGCAGCGTCATGATGGTGTGCCGAGAATAGTAAGAGATCTGACCGCATCAGAGATTGCAGCCAAGCAACCCCTCCTGCAGGCCATTCAGCAGACCAATCAGTGTCTGAAGCTGGTCGCGCGCGCGGAGCTGAGCCCGGGAACTCTGATCGTTCGTTTGAGCCCAGGTGAACTCGCCACAACCCTGGAATGTGATTCAACCCGGATTAACACAGGTCAGCTTTCACTCACATCGTCATTCCGAATGCGCCGCCGGGGCGTCGAGTTGAAACTACATCTGGGTGACGCATCGCCTGAAGTCGACCTGACGCTCGTACAAAACATCGTCAAAGCCCAGAAGTGGTTGGCGATGATCATAGACGGAATGACATTCGCCGAGATCGCTGAAGCTGACAGCGTTTCGAAACGCCGCGTGCAGGATGTCGTCGATCTCGCAACGCTAGCGCCGGACATCATTGATGCCATTTCCAGTGGCGAACAACCCGATGGGCTCACCACTGACCACCTGATCAAATCTGGTGTTCCGACGTCATGGTCGGATCAGCACGAACAGTTCGCGAAACTGTAA
- a CDS encoding DUF2924 domain-containing protein: MRKSEQAITTIEQLDRPRCLERWREAFGRPPPKHLSPQFMKRVLIWELQNKELGRLSVKTARRLQHIASGKTPLVKAKPGSHLVREWNGRTYQVEVIDGGYVLDGKTWRSLSAIAKHITGAHWSGPRFFGVQ; this comes from the coding sequence ATGCGAAAATCTGAACAGGCAATCACTACTATCGAACAACTAGACCGACCTAGATGTCTTGAACGCTGGCGAGAGGCATTCGGCAGGCCCCCACCCAAACATCTCTCGCCGCAATTCATGAAGCGGGTGCTGATCTGGGAGCTGCAAAACAAGGAACTGGGTCGGCTGTCAGTTAAGACCGCACGCCGCCTGCAACACATCGCATCGGGCAAGACACCGCTTGTGAAAGCCAAGCCGGGGTCGCATCTGGTTCGGGAATGGAACGGGCGGACCTATCAGGTTGAGGTGATCGATGGTGGCTACGTTTTGGATGGCAAAACGTGGCGATCTTTGTCGGCCATCGCCAAACATATCACCGGTGCGCACTGGTCTGGCCCACGCTTCTTCGGGGTTCAATGA
- a CDS encoding PIN domain-containing protein, protein MPILSDDQLAALLAESRITAISVDTSIFDQKRLQLNSASMQALAGLKDRPFDFLLSGTVAKEVLTHLEKAAAEALQSAKKSIGKALFAFETNQPEREALLAQISGGRTPLEASNQRWDKYIKDTGCEVLNDTDLVSIATIFDGYFSGEPPFGSGGKKAEFPDALALNALERVAVERNIGILVISKDGDWKEFCEKSSRLYLVPEIERALSLITNAPLGLRTTISTWLQEGEDSLVELQSDISAEVERLEFTANAHPTHGEVELYTWAGELKSLEWPGEDEIDFIELPETGDKEILRVVVSLPLSLVVKVPVELSFSIWDSVDKESLGMGGRMIEVDEELEVRTTVTLDVHCFGTEDEEVVFVESELDSLYHEIELGEVDVYDLQDLFDVNEEN, encoded by the coding sequence ATGCCTATTCTGAGCGACGATCAACTTGCGGCTTTGCTGGCGGAAAGCCGTATTACTGCCATTTCAGTCGACACCAGCATATTCGATCAAAAGCGTCTACAGCTTAACTCGGCATCAATGCAGGCTTTGGCCGGGTTAAAAGATCGCCCATTCGATTTTTTGCTATCCGGTACTGTCGCAAAGGAAGTCCTAACCCATCTTGAAAAAGCAGCAGCCGAAGCACTGCAATCAGCAAAGAAGTCGATTGGAAAAGCACTTTTTGCGTTTGAAACGAACCAACCTGAACGGGAGGCCTTACTTGCTCAAATTTCTGGTGGGAGAACGCCGCTTGAAGCTTCCAATCAGCGCTGGGACAAATATATCAAAGACACAGGTTGTGAGGTGCTCAACGATACGGATTTGGTGAGTATTGCGACCATCTTTGATGGTTACTTTTCTGGTGAACCGCCCTTCGGTTCGGGAGGAAAGAAAGCTGAATTTCCAGATGCTTTGGCGCTCAACGCCCTTGAACGAGTTGCAGTTGAACGCAACATAGGCATTCTGGTGATCTCAAAGGACGGCGACTGGAAAGAATTCTGTGAAAAATCTAGTCGTTTGTACTTGGTGCCCGAAATTGAACGTGCACTTTCCCTTATCACCAACGCTCCGCTAGGCCTAAGAACGACGATTTCGACATGGCTTCAAGAAGGCGAGGACAGCTTAGTAGAACTCCAGAGCGATATTTCTGCAGAAGTGGAACGTCTCGAATTTACCGCCAATGCCCACCCAACACATGGGGAAGTCGAATTGTATACTTGGGCGGGTGAACTCAAGAGTTTGGAGTGGCCCGGCGAAGATGAAATCGATTTCATCGAATTGCCGGAAACCGGTGATAAAGAAATTCTGAGAGTGGTTGTCAGTTTGCCTTTAAGCCTAGTGGTGAAGGTTCCTGTCGAGCTAAGTTTCTCGATCTGGGATAGCGTCGACAAAGAGTCTCTCGGGATGGGTGGTCGCATGATCGAAGTTGACGAAGAGCTCGAGGTGCGCACGACCGTCACGCTCGATGTGCATTGCTTTGGTACCGAGGATGAAGAAGTTGTGTTTGTGGAGAGTGAATTGGACAGCCTATATCACGAGATCGAACTCGGCGAAGTCGATGTCTACGATCTGCAAGACTTGTTTGATGTGAACGAAGAAAATTGA
- the tcmP gene encoding three-Cys-motif partner protein TcmP produces the protein MTADVELYRDREQSFIKHQFLTKYLQAAAYKTLQGHSQTFNFVDAFAGPWKVSDEAKYSDASFDQAINTLEAVRADLGKNGVAGLKIRFCFCEQRPDAVARLREYAATKSRFEIHIFEGAFEDNLDGIAAKLPDGFTFTFIDPTGWNIRNEEVFRFLRSQGGEFMLNFMSDHINRHAEYEEVAASFGRFLADAQWAEEFVQLPSDWGNERKMLHLMKEAMRSHKIATYVPDFSIMVPKKERVKMRLILGTHSPKGLEVFRDVQEKVEKQEMEMRHNLREGDNPQISLFSAEDVAAFQQEQKGVGCKANRDIAETVIVDFLRGRSHAFPGPMFNIAMETVPIRRTQLNKLLMDMRQRGVVHFDLPARKRVPQKDTQIALA, from the coding sequence ATGACCGCAGATGTAGAGCTTTATCGCGATCGAGAACAATCGTTCATCAAACATCAATTTTTGACTAAATACCTGCAAGCCGCAGCCTATAAGACGCTGCAAGGGCATTCGCAGACATTTAATTTCGTTGACGCCTTCGCTGGACCTTGGAAGGTATCCGACGAAGCGAAGTATTCCGACGCCTCGTTCGACCAAGCCATCAACACTCTCGAAGCTGTGCGTGCCGATCTCGGTAAAAATGGCGTCGCCGGTTTGAAAATCAGGTTTTGCTTCTGTGAACAGCGCCCTGACGCTGTTGCTCGTCTGCGCGAATACGCTGCTACGAAAAGTAGGTTCGAAATTCACATCTTCGAAGGTGCGTTCGAAGACAATTTGGACGGTATCGCTGCAAAACTGCCTGATGGTTTCACGTTCACATTTATTGACCCAACCGGATGGAATATTCGAAACGAAGAGGTGTTCCGCTTCCTTCGCAGTCAAGGTGGGGAATTCATGCTGAATTTCATGTCTGACCACATCAATCGTCACGCTGAGTATGAAGAGGTAGCGGCATCGTTTGGGAGATTCCTTGCAGATGCACAGTGGGCTGAAGAATTTGTTCAATTGCCCAGTGACTGGGGCAACGAACGAAAGATGCTACACCTGATGAAAGAGGCGATGCGGTCGCACAAAATCGCGACTTATGTTCCTGACTTCTCAATCATGGTGCCGAAGAAAGAGCGCGTGAAAATGCGGCTGATCCTCGGCACGCACAGCCCCAAGGGTCTTGAGGTCTTCCGAGACGTTCAAGAGAAAGTCGAAAAACAAGAAATGGAAATGCGTCACAACCTTCGCGAAGGCGACAATCCACAAATCAGTCTGTTTTCAGCAGAAGACGTTGCGGCGTTCCAGCAGGAGCAAAAGGGGGTTGGTTGCAAGGCGAACCGAGACATCGCAGAAACCGTTATCGTCGACTTCCTGCGAGGTCGTAGCCACGCTTTTCCTGGCCCAATGTTCAACATTGCGATGGAAACCGTTCCGATTAGGCGAACACAACTGAACAAGCTGTTAATGGACATGCGTCAGCGCGGCGTTGTCCACTTCGATCTTCCTGCGCGCAAGCGTGTGCCGCAGAAAGATACACAGATTGCTTTGGCTTAG
- a CDS encoding phage Gp37/Gp68 family protein codes for MAQKSEIEWTDATWNPVTGCTKIGPGCDNCYAERFAERWRGIEGHPYEQGFDLRLWPSRLGQPAQWKKPRMIFVNSMSDLFHKDIPKSHIDAVFDAMEAADWHVYQVLTKRSSLMRNYVKTRYEGASVPSHIWLGVSVEDSGHKSRIEHLRQINSDARFISFEPLLGPIGEVDLSGIAWAIVGGESGPRARPMEAPWATELRLACEHFDVAFFFKQWGGARPKSGGRTLEGEEWNGFPWQIVPKAIMAELQ; via the coding sequence TTGGCACAGAAATCCGAAATTGAGTGGACAGATGCGACGTGGAACCCAGTTACGGGTTGCACAAAAATCGGCCCTGGCTGTGACAATTGCTATGCAGAGCGGTTTGCAGAACGCTGGCGCGGCATCGAGGGGCACCCCTATGAGCAAGGCTTCGATCTACGATTGTGGCCGTCTCGCCTAGGCCAGCCCGCGCAATGGAAAAAACCTCGCATGATCTTCGTCAATTCGATGAGCGATTTATTTCACAAAGACATTCCTAAATCGCATATCGACGCCGTTTTTGACGCAATGGAAGCTGCTGATTGGCATGTTTATCAGGTGTTAACAAAGCGTTCTTCACTAATGCGAAACTACGTCAAGACCCGTTACGAAGGCGCAAGTGTACCGTCACACATATGGCTCGGTGTCTCTGTCGAAGACAGCGGGCACAAAAGCCGGATCGAACACCTTCGCCAAATTAATTCTGACGCGCGGTTCATTTCGTTTGAGCCGCTGTTGGGGCCAATTGGCGAGGTGGACCTTTCAGGTATCGCATGGGCAATTGTCGGCGGCGAGAGCGGGCCTAGAGCGCGTCCTATGGAGGCCCCATGGGCAACCGAACTACGTCTCGCCTGTGAGCATTTCGACGTAGCATTCTTCTTTAAGCAATGGGGCGGTGCGCGACCGAAATCTGGGGGGCGGACCCTTGAAGGTGAAGAGTGGAATGGGTTCCCATGGCAGATTGTTCCCAAAGCGATCATGGCTGAGTTACAATAG